The DNA window GAGAGATCCGCGGCAGCTTCAGCCTGGATACCGGAGCCGGGCGTTTGGGGCTGGCGGGGGGTACCCTGGATCTGGTGCTCGAATCGCTGCGGATCGCAGATGCCGAGCCCATGACCCACCCGGCCTCCATCAAGGGCCGGATCGAGGTCCCGCCCTTCGTTATCGCCGAGGCGACGGGCCTGGCGGCCCTGGCCCTGCCCGAGTTCGATGCCGAAATTGACCTCCCGGTGCAAAATCTGAACTTTCTACCCTCCCTGATTGGCGGCATCAGGGGTCTGGACCTCCAGGGCCAGGGCCGCCTGCTTGGGCGGGTGGTCTTTTCCCACGGTGACTTACTCCCGGGCACCGACCTCATCGTCGAGGCCCATGAACTGGCGTTGACCCTCGCCCGCTATGGCTTTGCTGGCGACGGCATCATCGAGCTCAAGGTCGACCCCGAGGATGCGAATCGGGCGGATCTGGTGGTCCGCTTCGACGAGGTGCGTGCTGCCCTGGTGGCGGAGCCGACCGACGCGGCCACCGCTACGGACAGGGAGCCGGCCTTGCCGCTCTTCTCCGGCCGCGGGCTCGAGGCCGTCCTCCACACCGAGATGCGCGGCGGCAAGCCCGACCTTGGGCTCACCTTGACCCTGCCGGCGATGGAGGTGCCCGACCTGGGTGCCTACCAGAGCCTGCTCCCTGCTGAGTGGCCCATGCGGCTCCTGGGTGGCTCGGGTCGGGTGAAGGGCCAGGTGGCGGTGTCCCCCGAGACGATGAGGATCGAACTTGATCTGACTTCCGACCAGGCCAAGTTGAGCTATCGGGATGCCCAGGCGACCACCGATCTGGTGCTGCAACTGCGAGCCGGCATCAGGGGTGCGACGGATACCGAGGAGGCGGTGCTGGATCTAACCGGCACCCGGCTGGGGCTCGACAATGCCGCTACCGCGAAGGCCGGGGCCAGGAAGAAGCATGTCAAGGGACCGGTACCCCCCAAGCCCCTGAAGGCGGTGCTGGAGGTCACCGACGGCCAGTTGAGCCTCTCCCTGCCGCCCCCGGAGGCCGGCAGGGGACCGATGCGCTCCGTGGTTAAGGCTCTGACCGAGCAAGGTTTCGGCGGCCTGATCGGGACGGCCGATGGGCGTCTGCTGGCCACCCTGACCCTTTCCCGACTCGATTGGATCGCGGAGTTATTGAACCGTCCGCTGAACCTGAGCCTGATCGGCGCGGCCGAGATCGATGCGGAGATCCTGCTCGTCGATGGCCTGCCCGTACCCGGAACCTCCCTCCAGATACCGCCGGAGGCCCTGGAACTCGGGTTGCTGGAGCATCGGGTGGAGGGTCTGGGGCAGGCCTGGGTAAACCTGGAGCAGGGTAGCCATCACCCGCCGCTGGTTCTGAATATCGCCTTGAGCGATGCCCGCCTGCGGCGCCGCGACGAGGCGGAGCCCAGTATCGACCAGGTGCGTCTGGATGCCGATGTCGTGGTCGCCGACCCCTTCGCCGCCAAGACCAACCAGGTCGATATGGCGCTGAAGCTCCGTTCGGCGCGGGTGCGGGATATGAGCAGCTACAACCCCTACCTGCCCGCTCATGCCCCGCTCTCCCTGGTGTCGGGCGAGGCGACTCTGGTCGGCGATCTGCAACTGGGTCCCAAAAGTCTGCGGGGCGAGTTGCTGCTGCTCGCCAAGGGCGTCCGCCTGGCCATGAGCCAGACGGAATTGGCCGGCGATCTCCGGCTGGATCTGCTGATCCGGGGCGGCTCGGCCTCGGACATGCGGTTTGATATCACCGGCTCCAGCCTGGCGCTGACGGGCTTTCAGGTGAAGGGCCAGACCGCGACGGCGCTGGCCCCGGACTGGCACGCGAACCTGGAAATGGAGAAATCACAGGTCGCGTGGCGCAAGCCCATGCATCTGGATATGAAGGCCGCGCTCACCATCAAGGACACCCGGCCTTTCGTCGCGCTCCTGGAGGACGTGCGCGGGGAACAGCGCTGGCTCGATGACTTCCTCCTGGTCGAGGATCTGGCGGGCAGCCTGCAGTTAGTCATCGATGGCAACAACGCCCTGCTCAAGGACGCCCGGGTCAGTGGTAAAAACGTGGGGGTCCAGGCCAAGGGGCACGCCGCCGCCGATCGCCGCGAGGCCATGCTCCTCGTGCGCTGGCATGGCTTCGCCGGAGCCCTCGCCATGGAGGATGACTGGCAGCAATTCGAACTCGGCGATGCCCACGCCCGCTTCGACGCCTATCAGCCCGGCAAAACCAAACTGCGTTCAGGTGGCGGTGCCAAGTCGCAATCCCCGAATAGCGCCGGCCAGGCACCACCAGGCCCGGGAAAAGGGCGGTCGGCGGCATCCCAAGCCGACAAGGGCCCCCAGGGTCATCGGAATCTGTTTCTGGAGTACGATCCTTGAGCGGCGGCCCATGCCAATGACCCCCTTCTAAAAAGCTCATGGACACCCTCAACCGACAACAGGCAATCCGATGGCGAAGACGGCAACCCGGAACAATGACTCCTCCGCCACCATCGGCTTCGAGGCCAAGCTCTGGCTCGCCGCCGACAAGCTGCGCAACAACATGGACGCGGCGGAATACAAGCACGTCGTCCTCGGCCTCATCTTCCTCAAATACATCTCCGACACCTTCGAGGAACACCGCGCCAAACTCCTCGCGGGCCAGGGCGACTACGCCGGGGCCAATCCCGAAGACCCCGACGAATACAAGGCCGAGAACGTCTTCTGGGTGCCCGCCGATGCCCGCTGGTCCCACCTCCAGGCCAACGCCAAGCAGCCCACCATCGGCAAGACCGTGGACGACGCCATGGTCGCCATCGAGCGCGACAACCCGCGCCTCAAGGGCGTCCTGCCCAAGGACTACGCCCGCCCCGGCCTCGACAAACAGCGCCTCGGCGAACTCATCGACCTCATCGCCACCATCAGCCTCACCGCCGCCAGCGAGGGCGAGAAGACCCACCGCTCCGTCGATCTGCTCGGCCGCGTGTACGAGTATTTCCTCACCCGCTTCGCCAGCGCCGAGGGCAAGAACGGCGGCCAGTTCTACACCCCCTCCTGCGTCGTGCGCTGCCTGGTCGAGATGCTGGGCCCCTACAAGGGCCGCATCTACGACCCCTGCTGTGGTTCCGGTGGCATGTTCGTCCAGTCGGAAAAGTTCGTCGAGGCCCACGGCGGCAAGATTGGCGACATCAGCATCTACGGCCAGGAGAGCAACGCCACCACCCGCCGCCTCGCCATCATGAACCTCGCCATCCGCGGCATCGAGGCCGACATCGGCCCCGAGCACGCCGACACCTTCCGCCGCGACCAGCATCCCGACCTCCGCGCCGACTACGTCCTCGCCAACCCGCCCTTCAACGACTCCGACTGGTTCCGCAAGGACGACGACGTGCGCTGGCAGTTCGGCGTGCCGCCCAAGGGCAACGCCAACTTCGCCTGGGTGCAGCACTTCATCCACCACCTCGCGCCCCAGGGCATGGCCGGCTTCGTCCTCGCCAATGGCAGCATGTCCTCCAACCAGTCCGGCGAAGGCGACATCCGCCGCGCCCTCATCGAGGCCGACCTCGTGGACTGCATGGTCGCCCTGCCCGGCCAACTCTTCTACAGCACCCAGATCCCCGTCTGCCTCTGGTTCCTCGCGAAAAACAAAGGCGCCGACACCAAGCGCGGCTTCCGCGACCGCCGCCAGCAAACCCTCTTCATCGACGCCCGCAAACTCGGCACCCTCATCGACCGCGTCCACCGCGAGCTGACCGACGCCGACATCCAGAAAATCGTCTCCACCTACCACGCCTGGCGCGGCGACCAGCGTGACGCTGGACCCGATACGCCTGCGGCGAAATACGAGGACATCCCCGGCTTCTGCAAATCCGCCACCACCGCCGAAATCGCCGCGCACGGCCACGTCCTCACGCCCGGCCGCTACGTCGGCGCCGAGGAAGTCGAAGACGACGGCGAACCCTTCGAGGAAAAGATGCCGCGCCTCGTCGCCGAACTGCACGCCCAGTTCGCCGAGTCCGCGAAACTGGAGCAGGCCATCAAAGCAAACCTGAGGGGGCTGGGTTATGGCGGGTGATTGGCCTGAAGTGCGACTCGGCGATTTGTCCGAGGTGATGCGGGCACGACGCCAACGCGCTCGGCCGTTTCTTCCACGGGAATCCCTTCGCCGATGGCGAGTCGGTTCCTTTCGACGGATGGATCGACCTTTCGAAAGTTCGCTGCGAATCGACACGGAAACCCACGCGGCGCCAACGTGTCTCAAGCTCAGGAAGGAGACGTCCTTTTCGATGGCGGCGCTTACATCGGAAAACCGCCGTTCCCAGCAACATTCTTCCCGCCAACACCAATCAAGCGGTCGGAATCGTCCGCCTCGACCCAACGCGTGCTCACCCTCGCTTCATCGACTACTTCGCGCGCAACCGACCTCCAACCTTTCCTCAAGAACTTGCAGTCGGCGCGCCGATCTAATCTCACAGAGAACGACCGCTGCGAGTTCGCGATCGCGCCCACCCCTCGCCGAGCAAAAAGCCATCGCGGCGGTGCTTGGGGCGCTGGACGACAAGATCGAGTTGAACCGGCGGATGAACGCGACGCTGGAGGCGATGGCGCGGGCGCTGTTCCAGAGCTGGTTCGTGGATTTCGACCCCGTCCGCGCCAAACTCGACGGCCGCCAGCCCCCCGCCCTCGACCCCGCCACCGCCGCCCTCTTCCCCGACTCCTTCCAAGGCTCCGAGCTCGGCCAAATTCCGAAGGGTTGGCGTGTGGGGCGAGTCGCCGAACTATCCGACTTTAGCCGCTCATCCATCAATCCGGCGGAGTTCCCAGAGGAGACGTTCGACCACTACAGCTTACCCGCTTTTGACGAAGGGCGAACCCCGAAAGCAGAACTCGGCAGCGCCATCATGAGCAACAAGCTCGTCGTGACGCGCAACAGCGTGCTGCTCTCGAAGCTTAACCCGCACATCCCGCGCATCTGGCTGGCCGACCTCCACGAAACGCGCCGGTCCGCGTGCTCCACCGAGTTCATCGTCGCCTCAACGCGCTCCGGCTTTTCCCGCGAGTTCCTTTTCTCGCTCTTTACCAGCGCCGCATTCGCCACGACCTACGGCACGCTCGTCACCGGCACCACCGGCAGCCATCAGCGCATCCGCCCAGAAAGCGTGCTGGAGATGAGGACCGTCATTCCGCCGCCAAAGCTGGTCGAAGTTTTCACGACCATCGCCAAGCCGATGTTCGACCAAATCAACCGCAACATCCACCAATCCCGCACCCTCGCCACCCTGCGCGACACGCTCCTGCCGAAGCTGCTGAGCGGGGAGTTAAGCGTGGCGGGGCCTGAATCCAATCTGAAAGCCTCCGCGTGAGCGACCAGCCGTTACCCCAAGCCGAAATCCTCTTCTACCAGACAGAGGATGGCCGGACCCGCATCCCGTTCTCGTTTGGCGATGGGATGCAGTCCAGCTTCGTGAGGAATCCCGCATGATCCTGCTCGCTGATATCGAAGCCTGGGTGCGCGGCGGCGAGTCCGAGACCCTGGAATTCAAACGGACAACGAGTGAGCGCCGAGAGGCGGCGCGCACGATTTGCGCGATGCTGAATCATCTGGGCGGTCACGTAATTTTCGGGGTCGAGCCAGATGGGCGGATGACCGGCCAGATGGTTTCAGACCGGACGCTGGAGGAATCCCCTCCGGCGCGGGCGGGCGGATGACCCCGGGACGCGCGATTCGGTGGAGATGTTGCGGGGCTTCGGGCTCATGATTGGTCAGGGAATCACCGAGCGCCAGGCCCGCAACGACTTGGAAGCACTGCGAATCCTTGGTCTGGCTCAAGCAACAGGGCATGGTCGCGGTTCACGATGGAGGTTGTCATGAGGCATTTGGAGTGTCTATCAGGACCTGTCGGGGCCAATTGGGGCTCATTCGGGCCAATTAGGGCTTATTCGACCGCCAATGAGGCCCAGCCATGATCCTCAACGAATCCATCGTCGAAAACGCCGCCCTCGAATGGTTCGGGGAGCTGGGCTATGCGGTCGGGCATGGGCCACACCTCGCGCCCGGTGAACCGGCGGCGGAGCGGGCTTCGTTCGGCGATGTCATCCTGGTGGGCCGCCTGCGCGCCGCGCTCCAGCGCCTGAACCCGACCATTCCCGAGGAGGCGCGGGAGGAGGCCTTGCGCAAGGTCCTCTGGGTGGGGACGCCATCGCTCACCCAAACCAACCGCGCCTTTCACCGCCTGCTGCGGGATGGCGTTCCCGTGGAATATCCGCGCCCCGATGGCAGTATCGCTGGCGATCATGCCCGGCTGGTGGATTTTGGAGAGGTGGCCGCGAACGACTGGCTGGTGGTGAACCAGTTTAGGGTCATCGAGGGCCAGCACCACCGCCGGCCCGACATCCTTATTTTTATCAACGGCCTGCCTCTGGGGCTGATCGAACTGAAGAATCCGGTGGATGAGGACGCGACCCTCTGGAGCGCCTACGCCCAGCTGCAGACCTATAAGGCGGAGATCCCCAGCCTGCTGCACTACAACGGTTTGCTGGTGGTCAGCGACGGCGTGCAGGCGCGCATGGGTTCCGTCACCGCCAGCCAGGAATGGTTCAAGGTCTGGCGCACCATCGCTGGCGCGGGCGTCGCCCCCTCGTCGGCGCTGGAGCTGGAGGTCCTGGTGCGCGGGGTGTTCGAGCGGCAACGCCTGCTTGATCTGCTCCAGCACTTCATCGTCTTCGAAGAAGACCCGGATTCGGGCACATTGCACAAGATCATCGCCGGCTACCATCAATTCCATGCGGTGAACGCGGCGGTGGAGGAGACGGTGCGCGCCAGCGGGATGGGGACGAGCGGCAAACCGCTGAGCGATGAGCTGGGCACTTACTGGGCGGGCACCATGCCCGGCGGCCAGCCGGGGGACCGCCGCGCCGGCGTGGTCTGGCACACCCAGGGCAGTGGCAAGAGCTTGTCCATCCTCTTCTTCGCCGCGCGCCTGGTGCGGCATCCGGCGATGCAAAACCCGACCTTGGTGGTGCTGACGGATCGCAACGATCTGGATGACCAGCTTTTCGGCCAGTTCCAGCGCTGCGCGGACATCCTCGGCCAGACGCCGGTGCAGGCGGACGGACGGGAGCATTTACGGGAGCTGCTGAACCGGGCCAGCGGCGGCGTGGTCTTCACCACCATCCACAAGTTCATGCCGGCCAGGGGCGAGGCGATGCCCGCGCTGAGCGCGCGGCGGAACATCGTAGTCATCGCGGATGAGGCCCATCGCAGCCAGTATGGGTTTGGCGGCAAGGTCAATGACAGGACCGGCGAGATGTCCTACGGCTTCGCCAGCAACCTGCGCGACGCCCTGCCGAATGCCTCCTTCATCGGCTTCACGGGCACGCCCATCGAGAAGACGGACGCCAACACCCGGGCGGTCTTCGGCAATTACATCTCCATCTACGACATCCAGCGCGCCGTCGCCGACCAGGCCACGGTGCCGATCTATTACGAGAGCCGCATCTCCAAGCTGGCCCTGAACGCCGCCGAACTGCCGAGGCTCGACGCGGAGTTCGAGGACATCACCGAAGGCGAGGAGCTGACCAGGAAGGAGCAGCTCAAGACCAAGTGGGCCGCGCTGGAGGCCCTGGTGGGCGACCCGAAGCGCATCGCGCTGATCGCCGCCGATCTGGTGGCGCATTTCGAGAAGCGCCTGGAGGCCATGGACGGCAAGGCGATGATCGTCTGCATGAGCCGCCGCATCTGCGTGGACCTGTACCAGGCGCTCATCGGGCTGCGCCCCGCCTGGACCAGCGCCCCGGACGACGACCCGGACGCCGAGCAGGGCAGGGGCTGTGTGGTCAAAGTAGTGATGACCGGCAGCGCCGACGACGGCCCTGACTGGCAGCCCCACATCCGCGGCAAGGACCGGCGCCGCAAGCTAGCGAACCGCTTCAAGGACCCCAAGGACCCCTTCCGGATCGTCATCGTTCGGGACATGTGGCTCACCGGCTTCGACGCACCGTGCCTCCATACCCTCTACGTCGATAAGCCCATGCAGGGCCACGGCCTCATGCAGGCCATCGCCCGGGTCAATCGGGTCTTCCGGGACAAGCCCGGCGGGCTGGTGGTGGATTACCTGGGTCTCGCCGATCAGCTCAAGCGGGCGCTGGTGACCTATACCGAGAGCGGCGGCCAGGGCGATCCGACCTTCGATACCGCCCAGGCCATCGCGGTCATGATGGAGAAGCACGCCATCGCCCGCGACCTGATGCACGGCTGCGACTGGGACCTCTGGACAACTGGCAAACCCACCGAACGGCTCGCCCTCATCCCCGCCGGCCAGGAGCACATCCTCGCCCAGGAGGATGGCAAACAGCGTTGGGGGAAGGTGGTGACGGAGCTCTCCCGCGCCTTTGCCCTCTGCGCCGCCAGCGATGAGGCCACGGTGATCCGCGACGATGTGAGTTTCTTCCAAGCCATCCAGGCCGCCCTGACCAAGCAGGCTACCCACACCCAGAAGACCCCCGAGCAGATCGACGCCGCCATCCGCCAGCTCGTGAGCAAGGCCATCACTACCGAGGGCCAGGTGATCGATGTCTTCACCGCCGCCGGCCTGCCGCGGCCGGATATTAGCATCCTCTCCGACCAGTTCCTCGCCGAGGTGCGTGGCCTCAAGCACAAGAACGTCGCCGCCGAATTGCTGGAAAAGCTGCTCAAGGACGAACTCAAAGTCCGAGCTCGGCGCAACCTGGTGCAAAGCCAGGTCTTCAGCGAGAAGCTCAAGAAGACCCTCAACGCCTACCACAACCGCGCCATCTCGACGATGCAGGTGATCGAGGAGCTGATCCAGCTCGCCAGGGACCTCGACGCCGCCACCAAGCGCGGCGAGGAACTGGGCCTAACCGATGATGAGGTGGCCTTTTACGATGCCCTCGCCGCCAATGAATCCGCCGTCGTCGCCATGGGCGATGCCAAGCTCAAGGTCATCGCCGCCGAGCTGATCACCCAGGTGCGCAAAAGCGTGACCATCGACTGGGCCCTGCGCGAGGGTGCCCGGGCCAGGATTCGGGTGATGGTCAAACGCATCCTGAACAAGTATGGCTACCCGCCGGATTTGCAGGATGAAGCCGTCAAGACGGTGCTCGCCCAGACGGAATTGCTGTCGGCGGCTTGGGCGGCCGCCTAGACCCGATCCCCAACCATTCGCGGCAGTCGCCCGCTGGCGCCATCCGGCAGCAGCGGGGGATGTTTGATATCCTCGGGATCTCGCCCGCCAAGCGGCATCAGGAGCCGAAATTCTGTGCCCTCTCCGGCCCGTGACGTCACGGCGAGCCCGGCTCCGGGGCGCGTGACAAACCCCTGCACCATGAACCTACCGAACCCATGGCCGCGCTGCTTCGCCTTGGTCGAGAACAGCGGCTCGAACAGCCTGGCGAGCACCTCCTGGTCCATCCCGTAACCGGTGTCGACGACCCGTACCTGAGCATAGATCCCGGGAGCCAGTCGACCGACCGCGAGCGGGCTCCGATGGTCCCACTCGGCCGTCCGCGCCTCCAGGCCAAGATCTCCGCCATCCAGCATGGCCTCGCGGGCGTTGAGCACCAGATTGAGCAAGGCGGCCTGGAGGAAGGCGGCGTTGCTCCGCGCGATAATACCCATGGCGGAGCGCATGGGCCTTAGCCAGCCCCTGGATCGCCGCGCCATCGAATTAGCGGCGAGGCTACTCGCCGACACCTCATCCCCGGCCGTTCCCCTGGCCATCAATCTGGCGCCAACTTCTGTTGTCGACTAAGTAATACTACTGAAATTCAGGTGGACAATCCGGATAGTATCTGGCTGTTATTCCTACCTATCATTCACCCTAACGTGGCCGCCGCTACCGGCCGCTTGACAGCAGTCCCATTTAGCCCGTCGTCCCAAGGGTGACCCTGTGACGACGAATCTGGATAGGCTCTCAATAGCAGAGGGGGATAAGAATTGAAAAAAATGGAATTGCCACCATTGGCCTCGCAGACACCAGAACTCTGGCGACAGGCGATGACCTTCGGGGGTCGCCTGACCGGTACGGAACCCGATGTCTCCTCCTGGCGCGGACCTCGCTGGCAGCCCAGCAACCTGGCGGCGGATATTGACTATGACCTAGTCGACTATTGCCTGCGTATTCATATCAGGGGTCCGCTGGACCTGCGCTGCGCCTTCCGTCTCATGGCCATCGCCCAGGCCGTGGATGACAGCATTACCCAGGCCGTTCTGGATTTGACGGGAGTGACCCAAATCTTCGACTCCGGAGTGGCGGCTCTGATTCTGTTCGCTAAGGAACTGACTAAACGGGGCGTCTTCGGCATCCTTACTCAAGGTCTCGATCTGGATAAATCCACCCTGTCGCCCTATGCGACCGGTTCCGTCCCGTCGACCTTACGCCGGGTGTTCGTTTGGTCACCCCCGGCTATTCTCGACCTGGACCCCCTGGTCATGCCCATCGAAGTGCAGGGCATATCCATCGGCAATCCCGCAACCGGGCCCAGCCCCAAGGTTGGCGGATGGACTCATTCGCAGCCTCATGATGCCTAAGTGTCAATGGCCACCAGAACTGACCCACGAGTGGCCAACAATTTTGACCCGCCCCAGGATCAGGGAATATCGGTCAGAGAGCGCGATGTCCTGAACCTGATTATCGCGGGCAAGGCCAACAAAGTCATTGCCTGGGATCTGGGCACCAGTGTGCGCACCATCGAAACCCACCGCGCCAATCTGATGCGTAAACTCCAGGCCCTTGGTAGCGGACAGACGGCAAAGGCTGGCGGGGCATGGTCACCCATAATCCCCGGGGTGGCGCGGGGGTCGAAATAGAGAACAGCTATTGGCCCAGATTACTCGGCTGGAAGGAGGAACATTCAGGGTGATGAATAGAACGAGTCAATATCCCAGCCCGGATTGCGCGCGGCGCTGCCGGCCATCGCGCCATCCAGGCCTGTTCGGCACCCGCGGTGGCGCCGCCGCGCGAGCCGGACCTGGAGCGCGACCTCTAAACGCCTGATTGAGTCGGTGGGTGGCACCCTTGGCGCCGTCAGTCAACCCGGTCGGGGAACGACCTTTGGGTTCGAACTCATCTTATCCCGGGCCCTGACCCCGCATCGGACCCCCGAGAGTGTTTAGAGGAAAGCAGTAGCATGAGATCACCCGCCAGCATCCTGATAGTGGACGACGATCCCACCGCCATCATGATTCTCAAGAACGCCCTGGAGGGTCTGGGCGAGATGCATACCGCCCATGGCGGCGTCGAGGCCTTGGCGATAGTGGAGAAGGGCGGCGTCGATCTGGTGTTGCTGGACGCCCTTATGCCTAACCTGGACGGCTTTACCACCTGCGGCATGCTGCAGAAGGAGCATCCGGAATTACCCGTCATCTTCGTGACCGTCGTCAGCGACTATGCCAGCGAGGTCCGGGCTCTGGATGCCGGCGCCGTGGATTTCATCAGCAAGCCCATCAGCCCCCCCCTGGTCCGGGCCCGGGTCATGACCCATCTCAAGCTGAAGGCCCAAAACGACCTGCTCCGTTCCCTGAGCAGCCAGGACCCCCTCACCGGCATCGCCAATCGGCGCGCCCTGGACGAGCGGTTAACCATGGAATGGCGGCGGGCTCTGCGCGATGACCAGCCCCTGTCCCTGCTCATGATCGATATCGATCATTTCAAGGCCTACAACGATTACTTTGGCCATGCCCAGGGGGATAAGTGCCTGCGCAAGGTAGCCCAGGGCATCTCCACCACCCTCACCCGTGGCGGTGACTTTGTCGCCCGATATGGCGGCGAGGAATTCGCCGCCCTGCTGGCCAGCACCAAGCAGGAGGAAGCGGCCGTCCTGGCGGAGAAGATCCGTGCCAACCTGCGGAATCTGGCCATCCCCCATGCCCCCGCCAGCGGTCGGCCCTTTGTCTCCCTCAGCATCGGCATCGCCACCAGTCAATCCTTCTCCCGGGCCCAGCTCAAATTGGGCTCCCTGCCGCAACTGGGCAAGGAATTCGGCTTGAATCTGGCCAGGGACCTGTTCGAGCGGGCGGATCATGCCCTCTATGTCGCCAAGGCCGCGGGACGTGATCGCGTCTGTTCAGCGGAGGCATGAACCCCGGGGGGTGGGGTTGGTTGGCACTCCCCTACCGCCCGGATGGCGGTCTCCGATAATGTCGCAACTCCTTGTGTTTATTTATAAACGCGTCGTCAATAGCAAACATCTTGTCAAATTTGACATCCTTGGGTTTTCGGAATAAAAAGGAATTTTGAGCAGGTTCGGTGCCTGCCCGGCCAGACCTCCAAGCCCCGCATCAGGGACAGAACCCATGGAAAAGCCACCCGCCGCCCCGGGCCAGCCACTCGACCCGGCCTCGCCAGCCGCCATGGTCCCGTCCACGCTGGAACTCCACCCTTGGCGCCGTCACCGGCGGAGGCCTCGATGGCCTCGCCAGCCGAGGCGCCCGTGGTACCGGAGTCGCCGCGGCCGCCAGATTCTCCGGAGTCGGCGAAGCCCTTCCCGCGCCAGCCCTTCCCCATTGCATAGCGGCCTCCGTCCGGTTCCCGCCAGGCACCCGACCGAGGAGCCTGACCAGAGCGCCCTGTACAAGGTGCTGATCCTGCTGTGCACCCATACGGGGCATGACTTCTCCCTCTACAAAAAGCCCTCGCTTTATCGGCGCATCGAACGGCGCATGGCCCTTGTCGAAGTTCGAGCAGATGCTGTTACGGCGCTTCTCGCCCGCGGCGGTGCTTGCCCATCCCCAGGGCGACATCCTCTCCATCAGTGGCCGTACCGGCAAGTATCTGGAGCCCCCCAGCGGCCAGCTCAACTGGAACATCTTTGCCATGGCCCGGGAGGAATTGACGCGGCTGCGCGCCGGGGACGCCGCGGTTGTCCCCTCCCCGAAAAGGCCAGGCCACTATCATTCCGCGGACCCTTAGACGCTAACAACCATGAAAAACAGTAAGGATGCGTCGGCGGCGGCTCCGGTGACGCCGACGGGGAGCTCTGTGCTGCGGGGTCTGGCCGAGGCGGAACTGGAGCGGCAGGAGGCATCCGGGTCCCGGGAGACCGAGCCCTGGGTCGCGGGCCAGGCTCAGCGGCTCGTCCATGAGTTGCAAGTCCATCAGATCGAGCTGGAGATGCAGAACCAGGCCCTGTGCGAGACGCGCCAGGAACTGGAAGCGAGTCTGAAAAACGCCGCCGATTTCTTCGAAATGGGACCCATCGGCTATGGTTCCCTCACCGACACGGGCTCCATCCTGGCGATCAACCTGGTCGGCGCGGACCTGCTCGGTTATCCCCGTGACGAACTGATCGACAAACGCCTTGGTATCTTTGTCGCCCCGCGGGACCGGGTAGTCTTCAGCGCCTTTATCGACCGGCTGTTCGGGGCGGGGGCCCGGCAGATGTGCCAGGTGTTTCTGGCCACCGATGATAACCCGCCGCGCCGGTTGCAACTGGAAGGCACGCCCTCCGCCGCCAGCCCTGATCGCCGGTGCCTGATCGCCATGCTGGACATTACCGAACGGGAGCAACGCTACCGGGCGCGCACCACGAGCCTGCGGGAAAAGGCCGAGCTTTTCATCCTCAGCATGGAGAGTCGCGAGCTTGTTAAATTGTTGGTCGAGCCCGCGACGGGGCGACTCCTGGAGGCGTCTCCGGCGGCGGCGAACTTATATGGCTATCCCCGGGAGCAACTGCGCCAGATGCACCTCTGGGAGATTCATACCCTGAGTCGCGAGGAGTGCCTGGAGAAGCTGGCCATAGCGGCGCACAGTCGGATGCTGCCGGCACCGCTGGCCAGCCGGCACCGCCTGCGTAATGGCGAAGAAATCGAGGTCGAGGTCTATTGGGAACTGCTGAGTCGCCCGGGTCACCCCCTCATCCTGGCCACGCTGTTCGACGTGACTCAAGCCAGGCGGGATCAGCAAGCCCTGGCGACGAGCGAGGCCCGCTTGCAACGGGTC is part of the Chromatiaceae bacterium genome and encodes:
- a CDS encoding STAS domain-containing protein, encoding MASQTPELWRQAMTFGGRLTGTEPDVSSWRGPRWQPSNLAADIDYDLVDYCLRIHIRGPLDLRCAFRLMAIAQAVDDSITQAVLDLTGVTQIFDSGVAALILFAKELTKRGVFGILTQGLDLDKSTLSPYATGSVPSTLRRVFVWSPPAILDLDPLVMPIEVQGISIGNPATGPSPKVGGWTHSQPHDA
- a CDS encoding diguanylate cyclase — protein: MRSPASILIVDDDPTAIMILKNALEGLGEMHTAHGGVEALAIVEKGGVDLVLLDALMPNLDGFTTCGMLQKEHPELPVIFVTVVSDYASEVRALDAGAVDFISKPISPPLVRARVMTHLKLKAQNDLLRSLSSQDPLTGIANRRALDERLTMEWRRALRDDQPLSLLMIDIDHFKAYNDYFGHAQGDKCLRKVAQGISTTLTRGGDFVARYGGEEFAALLASTKQEEAAVLAEKIRANLRNLAIPHAPASGRPFVSLSIGIATSQSFSRAQLKLGSLPQLGKEFGLNLARDLFERADHALYVAKAAGRDRVCSAEA